The following are encoded in a window of Phaseolus vulgaris cultivar G19833 chromosome 3, P. vulgaris v2.0, whole genome shotgun sequence genomic DNA:
- the LOC137839307 gene encoding uncharacterized protein: MATTRRGTARAAGEEMSMQQVLEIMRGLQDDMADSKIEQERMQAVLDASHVRNDELRRINEELRRSLRNNQVQRENEEVEHLTPPREFSTPFSQEILDAAIPNTLAGPKAIFTGMEDPEAHLTAFHTQMVLVGGSDAARCKLFMSTLTGMAMDWFISLPSGHITSFQQLSQLFREQYLANRAPPPVSYDLFDVKQYQGESLKEYINRFGSQVVKVGTSKEPMIVYAFRKGVCPGPFYESIIRNRPRTFAEIRRRAVEHIPSEGELDELVRSGFLKDYVAEPAATAALPAPTEEQAHEMPVLGEVHTIAGGFSGGGPIASQRKKYARGVNTIEERISGEPWESDLVFTRGDLRDVVPHDNDPVVISVVTAGRKVHRVLVDQGSSADVMFLSTFNKLRLSPDLLRSYTGCLYGFADNQVEVRG, translated from the exons atggccACCACTAGACGAGGTACCGCACGCGCTGCGGGAGaagaaatgtccatgcagcaggtcctggagataatgcgggggctgcaggatgatATGGCGGACTCGAAGAtagagcaagagcgcatgcaggcagttCTCGACGCCTCGCATGTGAGAAACGACGAGCTCCGTCGCAttaatgaggagttgcgtcgaAGTCTGAGGAACAACCAGGTGCAACGCGAGAATGAAGAGGTGGAGCATCTCACCCCACcgagggagttttccactcccttctcgcaggagatcctagatgcggCGATCCCCAACACCTTGGCAGGGCCGAAGGCGATTTTCACTGGGATGGAAGAccctgaggcgcatctcacggcgttccacacacagatggtgTTAGtgggcggttctgacgctgcaaggtgcaagctcttcatgagcactttgacaggaatggccatggattggtttatcagccttcctagtggccatatcacctctttcCAACAGCTGTCCCAGTTGTTCAGAGAGCAATACTTGGCGAACAGGGCTCCCCCGCCAGTAtcttacgatctgttcgacgtgaagcaataccaaggggagagtttgaaggagtacatcaaccgcttcgggTCCCAAGTGGTTAAAGTGGGCACGTCGAAggagcccatgattgtgtatgcCTTCAGGAAAGGCGTGTGTCCCGGCCCTTTCTACGAATCCATTATTCGCAATCGTCCaaggacttttgctgaaatacggcgtcgggcggtggaacatatcccctctgaaggagag cttgatgagctggtgaggagcgggtttctgaaggattacgTCGCAGAACCCGCCGCGACCGCCGCCCTGCCGGCGCCAACAGAGGagcaagcgcacgagatgccagttctcggcgaggtccacaccattgctggaggtttttccggcgggggacccatcgcctcccagcgaaagaaatacgcgaggggggtcaacacGATTGAGGAGAGaatctcgggtgagccgtgggaatctgacctcgtgttcacgagaggggatctgCGAGATGTGGTGCCgcatgacaacgaccccgtgGTAATCTCCGTTGTCACAGCCGGAAGAAAGGTGCATAGGGTTCTGGTCgatcagggaagttcagcagacgtcatgtttttgtcgacattcaacaagctacgaTTGTCCCCTGACCTTCTGAGGTCCTACACAGgctgcctatatgggttcgcagACAACcaagtgg